A genome region from Falco biarmicus isolate bFalBia1 chromosome 11, bFalBia1.pri, whole genome shotgun sequence includes the following:
- the GCLM gene encoding glutamate--cysteine ligase regulatory subunit yields the protein MGTEGARALLERAATLTLQTGNLLNWGCLRKKCPATPGEEVRDCIQKTLTEWSSKIGQDLNQEILEVLECTVAQAVEKINPEERDELKVSAKLFIVGSNSSSIRDAVDLACSALGVAQLDSVIIAPPPVEDGTILSLEYLQPYWQELENLVQNKKIIAIGTSDLDKALLEQLYLWAQVKPSSNQVNLASCCVMPPDLTAFAKQFDIQLLTHNDPKELLCEASFQEVLQESIQNTKAHEWIPLWLLRYSVIVKSRGIIKSKGYIMQAKRNAS from the exons ATGGGGACGGAGGGCGCCCGCGCCCTGCTGGAGCGGGCGGCCACCCTCACCCTGCAGACCGGCAACCTCCTCAACTGGGGCTGCCTGCGCAAGAAGTGCCCGGCCACCCCCGGCGAGGAG gtGCGGGACTGCATTCAGAAAACACTGACTGAATGGAGCTCAAAGATTGGACAAGACCTAAATCAG GAAATACTGGAGGTTCTGGAATGTACTGTAGCTCAAGctgtagaaaaaataaatcctgaagAAAGGGATGAGTTGAAAGTATCAG caaaactttTCATCGTTGGATCAAACTCTTCATCAATCAGAGATGCAGTTGACCTGG cATGTTCTGCCCTTGGAGTTGCTCAATTGGACTCAGTCATTATTGCCCCACCTCCTGTTGAAGATGGAACTATCCTGTCCTTGGAGTATTTGCAACCTTATTGGCAAGAACTTGAGAATCTAGTTCAAAACAAGAAGATTATTGCCATAGGTACCTCTGACCTAGACAAAGCACTGTTAGAGCAGCTGTATCTGTGGGCACAG GTGAAACCAAGTAGCAATCAGGTGAACCTAGCTTCCTGTTGTGTGATGCCACCTGATCTCACAgcttttgcaaagcagtttgaCATACAGCTGTTAACTCACAATGACCCAAAAG AATTACTTTGTGAAGCAAGTTTCCAAGAAGTTCTTCAGGAAAGCATCCAGAACACGAAAGCACACGAATGGATTCCTTTATGGCTTCTCCGGTATTCAGTCATTGTTAAAAGCAGAGGAATTATCAAGTCCAAAGGCTATATCATGCAAGCTAAAAGAAATGCCTcctaa